In Planifilum fulgidum, a single window of DNA contains:
- a CDS encoding GntR family transcriptional regulator yields the protein MSLLWFDVNPRSDVPIYQQLVDGVKKAVARGILAPGDKLPSVRELAGRIAINPNTIAKAYQELEREGIIETLRGRGSFIAEVQARSIDREEKKRRMREMLEKVLVEAYYMQMEEEEVLAMVEEIIREWYRERRG from the coding sequence GTGAGTCTCTTGTGGTTTGACGTGAATCCGCGTTCCGACGTGCCCATCTATCAGCAGCTGGTGGACGGAGTGAAGAAGGCGGTGGCACGGGGAATTCTCGCCCCGGGGGATAAACTCCCGTCGGTCCGGGAGCTGGCCGGCCGAATCGCCATCAACCCCAACACGATCGCCAAGGCGTACCAGGAGTTGGAACGGGAGGGGATCATCGAAACCCTCCGCGGGCGGGGGAGCTTTATCGCAGAGGTCCAAGCGAGAAGCATCGACCGGGAGGAGAAGAAAAGAAGAATGAGAGAAATGCTGGAGAAGGTGCTGGTGGAGGCTTACTACATGCAGATGGAAGAGGAGGAAGTGTTGGCGATGGTGGAGGAGATCATCCGCGAGTGGTACCGGGAGAGGAGGGGATGA